Genomic segment of Paenibacillus sp. FSL R5-0623:
AAGAAATGCAAGCAGCAAAGGTCTATTCGAGAATATTAACTTCACGGTGAGAGCGGGGGAAATACTCGGCTTCTCAGGACTCATGGGTTCTGGACGAACAGAGATCATGAGAACCATCTTTGGTTTGGATACGTTGGATAGCGGTGAAATCTTCATCCGCGGCAAAAAAGCGAACATTCGTAAACCGGCAGATGCAGTGAAACATGGAATCGGGTTTATTACAGAAGACCGCAAGGATGAGGGGCTGGTATTAGACTTCTCCATTCGCGAGAATATGGCGTTGCCAAATCTGTTCAGTTTCTCAAGCAAAGGTTTCATCTCAGCTTCCAAAGAACAAGACTTCGTAGATACACTGATCAAACGTCTACAGATCAAAACGCAATCCTCCGAGACGGCGGCAAGGAATCTATCCGGGGGTAACCAGCAGAAGGTGGTTATTGCGAAATGGGTTGGTATCGGACCAAGCGTGCTTATCCTGGATGAACCTACCCGCGGAGTGGATGTCGGGGCGAAGCGCGAAATCTATGAATTGATGAATGAACTGACTGACCGCGGCGTTGCAATCATCATGGTATCGTCGGAGCTACCTGAAGTGCTTGGCATGAGTGACCGGATCGCGGTTGTGCATGAGGGACACATCAGTGGCGAGGTTGCAAGGGAAGTAGCAACACAAGAACACATTATGACATTGGCCACAGGGGGACAGTGATATGACAACAATGCAGGAAAACAAAACGGCTAAAAGCGGATTCCGTTTCTCAAACGTGATACAAAAATTGGGACCGCTACTTGGCTTAATCATTCTTATTCTCATCGTATCGGTGTTGAATCCAAGTTTCTTGGAACCACTTAATATCTTGAATTTATTGCGTCAAGTCTCGATTAATGCGCTGATAGCCTTTGGTATGACGTTTGTTATTCTGACGGGTGGAATTGATCTGTCAGTTGGATCGATCCTGGCTTTATCCAGTGCTTTTGTAGCAAACATGATGTTGTCCGGCCTGGATCCGATCTTGTCCATCATTATTGGTGTAGCACTCGGTGGTGTCATGGGTATGGTGAACGGACTGATGATTACCAAAGGCAAAATGGCTCCGTTTATCGCTACACTCGCTACCATGACGATATTCAGGGGACTAACATTGGTGTACACCAATGGTAATCCAATTACAGGCCTCGGCGATAATCTGTTGTTCCAACTGTTTGGCCGCGGTTACCTGCTGGGCATTCCGGTACCTGCAATTACGATGCTGATTACCTTCATGATTCTGTGGATTGTTTTGCATAAAACGGCTTTTGGCCGCAAAACGTACGCCATCGGTGGTAATGAGAAAGCTTCCATTATCTCGGGTATCAAAGTGAATCGCGTGAAAATTATGATTTACTCCCTAACAGGTATGCTCGCTGCTCTGGCAGGTGCAATTCTGACATCACGTTTGAATTCAGCGCAGCCAACGGCAGGTACATCCTACGAGCTGGATGCGATCGCAGCAGT
This window contains:
- the rbsC gene encoding ribose ABC transporter permease (functions to transport ribose at high affinity; forms a complex with RbsA2C2B) gives rise to the protein MTTMQENKTAKSGFRFSNVIQKLGPLLGLIILILIVSVLNPSFLEPLNILNLLRQVSINALIAFGMTFVILTGGIDLSVGSILALSSAFVANMMLSGLDPILSIIIGVALGGVMGMVNGLMITKGKMAPFIATLATMTIFRGLTLVYTNGNPITGLGDNLLFQLFGRGYLLGIPVPAITMLITFMILWIVLHKTAFGRKTYAIGGNEKASIISGIKVNRVKIMIYSLTGMLAALAGAILTSRLNSAQPTAGTSYELDAIAAVVLGGTSLAGGRGRIVGTLIGVLIIGVLNNGLNLLEVNSFYQMVVKGIVIAIAVLLDRKKTA